The following are encoded together in the Prionailurus viverrinus isolate Anna chromosome B3, UM_Priviv_1.0, whole genome shotgun sequence genome:
- the LRP10 gene encoding low-density lipoprotein receptor-related protein 10, translated as MLPTTLLLLLLGGAVAYPDRIIFPNPACEDPPAVLLEVQGTLQRPLRDSRSSPANCTWLILGSKEQTVTVRFQKLRLACGSERLILRSPLQPQISLCEAPASPLQLPGGNVTITYSYAGARAPVGQGFLLSYSQDWLMCLEEEFQCLNHRCVPLAQRCDRIDACGDGSDEAGCSSDPFPDLTPAPVPTPPCNHTLEDFYGVFSSPGYSHLASGSHPQSCLWLLDPHDGRRLAVRFTALDLGYGDAVHVYDGPGPPKTPRLLRSLTHFSNGKSVTVETLSGQAIVAYHTVAWSHGRGFNATYHVRGYCLPWDRPCGLGTGLGASEGLGERCYSEAQRCDGSWDCADGTDEENCPGCPPGHFPCGPAGTTSTTACYLPADRCNYQTFCADGADERRCRHCQPGNFRCRDEKCVYETWVCDGQPDCADGSDEWDCSYALPRKVITAAVIGSLVCGLLLVIALGCTCKLYAIRTQEYSIFAPLSRMEAEIVQQQAPPSYGQLIAQGAIPPVEDFPTENPNDNSVLGNLRSLLQILRQDMTPGGASGARRRQRGRSMRRLVRRLRRWGLLPRTNPPARNPETRSQVTPSAAPLESLDGNTGPAREGGAEGGQDGEQAPPLPVKAPLPSTSTSPALPTISEAPGPPPSMSPESSLLSGVVQALRGCLLPSLRPPGPTRTPPEPHTTVLSPEDEDDVLLVPLAEPGVWVVEAEDEPLLA; from the exons ATGCTACCCaccactctcctcctcctcctcctag GAGGCGCTGTGGCCTATCCAGACCGGATCATTTTCCCAAATCCTG CCTGTGAGGACCCCCCGGCAGTGCTCTTGGAAGTGCAGGGTACCTTACAGAGGCCCCTGCGGGACAGCCGCAGCTCACCTGCCAACTGCACGTGGCTCATCCTGGGCAGCAAGGAGCAGACTGTGACAGTCAG GTTCCAAAAACTGCGCCTGGCCTGTGGCTCAGAGCGCTTAATCCTGCGCTCCCCTCTCCAGCCACAGATCTCCCTGTGTGAGGCACCAGCCAGCCCTCTGCAGCTGCCTGGGGGCAATGTCACCATCACCTACAGCTATGCTGGAGCCAGAGCACCCGTGGGCCAGGGCTTCCTGCTCTCCTACAGCCAAG ATTGGCTGATGTGCCTGGAGGAGGAGTTCCAGTGCCTGAACCACCGCTGTGTGCCCTTGGCCCAGCGCTGCGACAGGATCGATGCCTGTGGCGATGGCTCTGATGAGGCAGGTTGCAGCTCAGACCCTTTCCCTGACCTGACCCCAGCCCCTGTCCCTACCCCACCCTGCAATCATACCTTGGAAGACTTTTACGGGGTCTTCTCTTCCCCTGGATACTCACACCTGGCCTCAGGCTCCCACCCCCAGTCCTGCCTCTGGCTGTTGGACCCCCATGATGGCCGGCGCCTGGCAGTGCGCTTCACGGCCTTGGACCTGGGCTATGGAGATGCAGTACATGTGTATGATGGCCCTGGGCCTCCCAAGACCCCTCGGCTACTGCGCAGCCTCACCCACTTCAGCAATGGCAAGTCTGTCACCGTGGAGACGCTGTCTGGCCAGGCCATTGTGGCCTACCACACAGTTGCTTGGAGCCATGGTCGGGGCTTCAACGCCACCTACCATGTGCGAGGCTACTGCTTGCCTTGGGATCGGCCCTGCGGCTTAGGCACTGGCCTGGGGGCTAGTGAGGGCCTCGGTGAGCGCTGCTACAGTGAGGCCCAGCGCTGCGATGGCTCATGGGACTGTGCCGAcggcacagatgaggaaaactgccCCGGCTGCCCACCTGGACACTTCCCCTGTGGGCCTGCTGGCACAACCAGCACCACAGCCTGCTACCTGCCCGCTGACCGTTGCAACTACCAGACTTTCTGTGCTGATGGAGCAGACGAGAGACGCTGCCGGCATTGCCAGCCTGGCAACTTCCGCTGCCGGGATGAGAAGTGCGTGTATGAGACATGGGTGTGCGACGGGCAGCCAGACTGTGCCGACGGCAGCGATGAGTGGGACTGTTCCTATGCCCTGCCCCGCAAGGTCATTACAGCTGCAGTCATTGGCAGCCTGGTGTGTGGCTTGCTACTGGTCATTGCCCTGGGCTGCACCTGCAAGCTCTATGCCATTCGCACCCAGGAGTACAG CATCTTCGCGCCCCTGTCCCGGATGGAGGCTGAGATTGTGCAGCAGCAGGCCCCACCCTCCTATGGGCAACTCATTGCCCAGGGTGCCATCCCACCAGTAGAGGACTTCCCTACGGAGAACCCTAATGAT AACTCAGTGCTGGGCAACCTGCGTTCTCTGCTACAGATCTTGCGCCAGGATATGACTCCAGGGGGTGCCTCAGGTGCCCGCCGCCGCCAGAGGGGCCGCTCTATGCGCCGCCTGGTGCGCCGTCTACGCCGCTGGGGCCTGCTTCCTCGAACCAACCCCCCAGCCCGGAACCCAGAGACCAGATCCCAGGTCAcaccctctgctgctccccttgAGTCCCTAGATGGCAATACAGGTCCGGCCCGTGAGGGCGGAGCGGAAGGTGGGCAGGATGGGGAACAGGCACCCCCACTGCCCGTCAAGGCTCCCCTCCCATCTACCAGCACATCTCCAGCCCTCCCTACCATCTCTGAGGCCCCAGGGCCACCGCCCTCCATGTCCCCAGAGTCATCACTGCTGTCTGGAGTGGTGCAGGCCCTGCGAGGCTGCCTTCTGCCCAGCCTTCGGCCCCCAGGACCAACCCGGACCCCACCTGAACCCCACACAACAGTCCTGTCCCCAGAGGATGAGGACGATGTGCTTCTGGTGCCACTGGCTGAGCCAGGGGTCTGGGTAGTCGAAGCAGAGGATGAGCCACTGCTTGCCTGA
- the REM2 gene encoding GTP-binding protein REM 2 isoform X1, translating into MHTDLDTDMDTDTETTALCPSGSHQASPPGTPIPETDATLLKKPEKLLAGLDRGGPPPAPGAPRRRGSMPVPYKHQLRRAQAIDELDWPPQASSSGSSDSLGSGEAAPTEQDGIFKVMLVGESGVGKSTLAGTFGGLQGDSAHEPENPEDTYERRIMVDKEEVTLIVYDIWEQGDAGGWLRDHCLQTGDAFLIVFSVTDRRSFSKVPETLLRLRAERPHHDLPVILVGNKSDLARSREVSLEGQAKGRLPIPMSSAGEPLLFTPHLFAKAPLSPSLGTTKTLHLIPACSQLQEIHLPGPLCTAQRASPQAHPCLATPRAQCSPRAPQPVPSCRGPPPGRDTELQAHRDVGGAAPQHAGALRGRGAPDPAAAGPEPCRGPAARVGQPRRPRAARAPREPHQEGQALPCQPGAAQRQVLQAALQVVSRPLRALSRGRHGHRGRHGHRALSSPLHPAPPPPGFLCEDRLVNQKVRGRAGVAAGGGPPAPSPWWASPPALPPRVPWLPPRPRAPRRRGRRPAGGRAAVGGQGGFWRAGGDIVP; encoded by the exons ATGCACACGGACCTCGACACGGAcatggacacagacacagaaaccaCAGCACTCTGCCCCTCCGGCAGCCACCAGGCCTCCCCCCCTGGGACGCCCATACCAG AAACAGATGCCACACTGCTGAAGAAGCCAGAGAAGCTGTTGGCAGGGTTGGACCGGGGTGGGCCACCACCGGCCCCAGGGGCACCCAGACGAAGAGGCAGTATGCCTGTTCCCTACAAGCACCAGCTGCGGCGTGCCCAAGCTATAGATGAACTTGACTGGCCACCTCAAGCCTCATCCTCTGGCTCCTCTGACTCCTTGGGCTCGGGGGAGGCAGCCCCCACCGAACAAGATGGCATCTTCAAGGTCATGCTGGTAGGGGAGAGCGGCGTGGGCAAGAGCACCCTAGCAGGCACTTTCGGCGGTCTCCAGGGAGATAGTGCTCATGAGCCAGAGAACCCAG AGGATACCTATGAAAGACGCATCATGGTGGATAAGGAGGAAGTGACTCTAATTGTTTATGACATCTGGGAACAG GGGGACGCAGGGGGCTGGCTGCGGGACCACTGCCTTCAGACCGGGGATGCCTTTCTCATCGTCTTCTCAGTCACCGACCGACGAAGCTTCTCCAAAGTTCCAGAGACCCTACTTCGGCTCCGGGCTGAGAGGCCCCACCACGACCTCCCTGTCATCCTTGTTGGAAACAAGAGCGACCTAGCCCGCTCCAGGGAGGTCTCACTGGAGG GACAGGCTAAGGGCAGACTCCCAATACCCATGTCTAGCGCCGGAGAACCCCTTCTCTTCACTCCTCACCTCTTCGCCAAGGCCCCTTTATCTCCTTCCCTCGGCACCACCAAGACCCTCCACCTGATCCCTGCCTGTTCTCAGTTGCAAGAGATTCACCTGCCAGGACCCCTTTGTACTGCACAGCGGGCATCTCCCCAGGCCCACCCTTGCCTGGCCACGCCCCGGGCCCAGTGTAGCCCGCGGGCTCCTCAACCTGTCCCTTCCTGTAGAGGGCCGCCACCTGGCAGGGACACTGAGCTGCAAGCACATCGAGACGTCGGCGGCGCTGCACCACAACACGCGGGAGCTCTTCGAGGGCGCGGTGCGCCAGATCCGGCTGCGGCGGGGCCGGAGCCGTGCCGGGGTCCCGCGGCCCGAGTGGGGCAGCCCCGACggccccgcgccgcccgcgcGCCGCGAGAGCCTCACCAAGAAGGCCAAGCGCTTCCTTGCCAACCTGGTGCCGCGCAACGCCAAGTTCTTCAAGCAGCGCTCCAGGTCGTGTCACGACCTCTCCGTGCTCTGAGCCGCGGTCGTCATGGCCACCGCGGTCGCCATGGTCACCGCGCCCTCAGCTCACCCCttcaccccgccccgcccccgcccggcttCCTTTGTGAAGACCGTCTAGTAAACCAAAAAGTCCGAGGGCGCGCGGGTGTGGCCGCGGGGGGcgggccccctgcccccagcccctggtgggcgtcgcccccagccctgccaccacGCGTGCCCTGGCTACCTCCCCGCCCAAGAGCGCCTAGAAGGCGAGGACGCAGACCTGCGGGCGGGCGCGCTGCGGTCGGCGGGCAAGGCGGCTTCTGGCGGGCAGGAGGGGATATAGTTCCGTGA
- the REM2 gene encoding GTP-binding protein REM 2 isoform X2 produces MHTDLDTDMDTDTETTALCPSGSHQASPPGTPIPETDATLLKKPEKLLAGLDRGGPPPAPGAPRRRGSMPVPYKHQLRRAQAIDELDWPPQASSSGSSDSLGSGEAAPTEQDGIFKVMLVGESGVGKSTLAGTFGGLQGDSAHEPENPEDTYERRIMVDKEEVTLIVYDIWEQGDAGGWLRDHCLQTGDAFLIVFSVTDRRSFSKVPETLLRLRAERPHHDLPVILVGNKSDLARSREVSLEEGRHLAGTLSCKHIETSAALHHNTRELFEGAVRQIRLRRGRSRAGVPRPEWGSPDGPAPPARRESLTKKAKRFLANLVPRNAKFFKQRSRSCHDLSVL; encoded by the exons ATGCACACGGACCTCGACACGGAcatggacacagacacagaaaccaCAGCACTCTGCCCCTCCGGCAGCCACCAGGCCTCCCCCCCTGGGACGCCCATACCAG AAACAGATGCCACACTGCTGAAGAAGCCAGAGAAGCTGTTGGCAGGGTTGGACCGGGGTGGGCCACCACCGGCCCCAGGGGCACCCAGACGAAGAGGCAGTATGCCTGTTCCCTACAAGCACCAGCTGCGGCGTGCCCAAGCTATAGATGAACTTGACTGGCCACCTCAAGCCTCATCCTCTGGCTCCTCTGACTCCTTGGGCTCGGGGGAGGCAGCCCCCACCGAACAAGATGGCATCTTCAAGGTCATGCTGGTAGGGGAGAGCGGCGTGGGCAAGAGCACCCTAGCAGGCACTTTCGGCGGTCTCCAGGGAGATAGTGCTCATGAGCCAGAGAACCCAG AGGATACCTATGAAAGACGCATCATGGTGGATAAGGAGGAAGTGACTCTAATTGTTTATGACATCTGGGAACAG GGGGACGCAGGGGGCTGGCTGCGGGACCACTGCCTTCAGACCGGGGATGCCTTTCTCATCGTCTTCTCAGTCACCGACCGACGAAGCTTCTCCAAAGTTCCAGAGACCCTACTTCGGCTCCGGGCTGAGAGGCCCCACCACGACCTCCCTGTCATCCTTGTTGGAAACAAGAGCGACCTAGCCCGCTCCAGGGAGGTCTCACTGGAGG AGGGCCGCCACCTGGCAGGGACACTGAGCTGCAAGCACATCGAGACGTCGGCGGCGCTGCACCACAACACGCGGGAGCTCTTCGAGGGCGCGGTGCGCCAGATCCGGCTGCGGCGGGGCCGGAGCCGTGCCGGGGTCCCGCGGCCCGAGTGGGGCAGCCCCGACggccccgcgccgcccgcgcGCCGCGAGAGCCTCACCAAGAAGGCCAAGCGCTTCCTTGCCAACCTGGTGCCGCGCAACGCCAAGTTCTTCAAGCAGCGCTCCAGGTCGTGTCACGACCTCTCCGTGCTCTGA